In one Oreochromis aureus strain Israel breed Guangdong linkage group 2, ZZ_aureus, whole genome shotgun sequence genomic region, the following are encoded:
- the si:ch211-175m2.5 gene encoding uncharacterized protein si:ch211-175m2.5 yields MASNLVSKLFRPPLTQLVCLRSGSLFRGKGAAAAATGTRSSSSGSPPEKISRYPIPYKKDLPYDIVELMEEVESKGGFLPNVFKVLSHRPAEFRAFFAYYNELMNKDTGRLTKADRELIVVATSIHNRCLYCVVSHSALHRIYSKNPTLCDQVIVNYENADLAPRERAMLDFAMAVCRCDTITEQHFKSLEEAGFDREDAWDIAAIAAFFAMSNRLAHLTDMRPNLEFFNLGRIPRDKSKDKAGDGN; encoded by the exons ATGGCGAGTAACCTCGTCTCGAAGCTGTTCCGCCCTCCTCTGACACAGCTT GTGTGTCTCCGTTCAGGTTCCTTGTTTCGGGGGAAGGGGGCGGCGGCCGCAGCGACGGGCACCAGATCTTCCTCCAGTGGCTCTCCACCAGAGAAAATCAGCCGATACCCAATTCCTTACAAGAAAGATCTGCCGTATGATATAGTGGAGCTTATGGAGGAAGTGGAATCAAAG GGAGGATTTTTGCCCAATGTCTTTAAAGTGCTGTCTCACAGGCCGGCAGAGTTCAGAGCCTTCTTTGCATACTACAACGAACTGATGAACAAGGACACAG GTAGATTAACCAAGGCAGATCGTGAGCTGATTGTAGTGGCAACCAGTATCCACAACAGGTGTCTGTACTGTGTGGTATCCCACAGTGCTCTGCATCGCATCTActcaaaaaaccccacacttTGTGATCAG GTCATTGTGAACTATGAAAATGCTGACCTGGCCCCTCGGGAGCGTGCCATGCTGGACTTCGCCATGGCCGTGTGTCGCTGCGACACCATCACAGAGCAGCACTTTAAATCTCTGGAGGAAGCGGGCTTTGACCGCGAGGACGCCTGGGACATAGCCGCCATTGCTGCTTTCTTTGCCATGTCTAACAGGCTCGCCCATCTCACAGACATGAGGCCAAACCTGGAATTTTTTAACCTGGGCCGCATACCACGGGACAAGAGCAAGGACAAGGCGGGCGATGGCAACTGA